Genomic segment of Steroidobacter denitrificans:
CCTGCTGGAAGACCCGGCCTTGGATGCGCGCGATGCACATCCAGCTTGGTTCCCCGACCATGACGCCGTGCTCCAGCTCTACCCGGATGCCGACCCACCGCCGGATGCCCACGCCTTCGAGTTCTGGCGTGTCCCTGGCTGGAAACACCTGATCCATGACGGTAGGCGCTTGGCGCTGGTGGCGCGCTGGCCCGGCTGCTGCGCCCGGCTCGTACTGGCGCCGGGCCTGGCCGATGGCATGGCCTATCTCTACACCGTCCGCGCCTGCTCGGCACCCTGCGCACGCTACCGTGCATTCGCGGCAGAGCTAGACAAGCTGACGATGGCGGCCGTGGCCGCGCCGAGGGCGGCAGCGCGATCCCGGCCCACTCCCGCTGCATTGCTGGAACTGC
This window contains:
- a CDS encoding DUF2285 domain-containing protein — encoded protein: MADRSAEHWYPTAAYLYVLHLDGPALAWEYLRRNPDYRRDWLRRRRRPEAAHGWGLRLLEDPALDARDAHPAWFPDHDAVLQLYPDADPPPDAHAFEFWRVPGWKHLIHDGRRLALVARWPGCCARLVLAPGLADGMAYLYTVRACSAPCARYRAFAAELDKLTMAAVAAPRAAARSRPTPAALLELHTLQALDATLAGASLRETAVGLFGTDAVADGWHADGGLRSRVRRLVQRGQSLMRGGYRRLAQLE